Proteins encoded together in one Coffea arabica cultivar ET-39 chromosome 2c, Coffea Arabica ET-39 HiFi, whole genome shotgun sequence window:
- the LOC140034995 gene encoding ras-related protein RABC2a-like, which translates to MGSTKNYSRSNSSNSYDYSFKILLIGDSGVGKSSLLLSFISQQYLQDLSPTIGVDFKIKLLTFGGKRMKLTIWDTAGQERFGTLTSSYYRGAHGIILVYDVTRRETFTNLSEIWAKEVELYSTNHDCIRILVGNKVDRDCERAVTVEEGMALAQEHKCLFFECSAKTRANVQQCFKELISKIFEAPSLLEKGSTAVKKQILENKQLYQAESRSNCCS; encoded by the exons ATGGGTTCGACGAAGAATTATAGTAGGAGTAACAGTAGTAATAGTTATGACTACTCGTTCAAGATTTTGTTAATAGGTGATTCTGGCGTTGGCAAAAGCAGTCTGCTGCTCAGTTTTATTTCGCAACAGTATCTGCAAGATCTCTCCCCCACCATTG GTGTAGATTTCAAGATAAAGCTGCTGACGTTTGGAGGGAAGCGAATGAAACTAACAATATGGGATACAG CTGGACAGGAGAGATTTGGAACATTAACAAGCTCATACTATAGAGGGGCACATGGAATTATACTTG TTTATGATGTAACAAGGCGAGAGACTTTCACAAACTTATCAGAAATTTGGGCAAAGGAAGTAGAGCTTTACTCCACAAATCATGATTGTATCAGGATCTTAGTCGGGAACAAAGTCGATAGG GATTGTGAGAGGGCTGTAACCGTAGAAGAAGGCATGGCTCTGGCACAGGAGCATAaatgtttattttttgaatgtaGTGCTAAGACCAGAGCAAATGTGCAGCAGTGTTTTAAAGAACTTATATCTAAG ATATTTGAGGCTCCCAGTTTATTGGAGAAAGGATCTACAGCTGTGAAGAAGCAGATTTTAGAAAATAAGCAGCTTTACCAGGCTGAAAGTAGAAGTAATTGTTGTTCTTAA